From Paenibacillus polymyxa, the proteins below share one genomic window:
- a CDS encoding WYL domain-containing protein yields MSLFEKIFNYQIVSRLDESGAFATTSQERVWLKSMLADSAATEAFTPSTLDKLRQLLADDEPLEADGSLREKAGVPAASVYHPLLRELRSILRSRSGICMTYKLRNGRLHERMSGFPYKLEFSMVKKEWSLLWYNRRHRAFMSTKLSNIVTVTEDEILPEEAEKFTQRILGILESRKEQGIIEIIPVYNGEMSRILYAFSCFEKEVEYVQEADTYRITLTFQADECEYVLSKIRFLGKRVKVVQGSRLISRMKETTAKALARYEEE; encoded by the coding sequence ATGAGCCTGTTCGAGAAAATATTTAACTATCAGATTGTCTCACGGTTGGATGAATCGGGCGCTTTTGCTACCACCTCGCAGGAAAGAGTCTGGCTTAAGTCCATGCTTGCAGACTCGGCAGCGACAGAGGCTTTTACCCCGTCTACACTTGATAAGCTTCGGCAATTACTTGCAGACGACGAGCCATTGGAGGCCGATGGCAGCCTGCGCGAAAAGGCAGGAGTTCCTGCTGCTTCGGTTTATCATCCGCTCCTGCGTGAATTGCGTTCCATTCTGCGATCCCGTTCAGGCATCTGTATGACCTACAAACTGCGCAACGGACGCCTACATGAGCGAATGTCCGGATTTCCCTATAAGCTGGAGTTTTCCATGGTCAAAAAAGAATGGAGTCTGCTATGGTATAATCGCCGACATCGCGCATTCATGTCTACTAAACTATCCAACATCGTAACCGTTACGGAGGATGAGATTCTTCCTGAAGAAGCCGAGAAGTTTACCCAACGAATACTCGGTATACTGGAGTCGCGCAAAGAACAGGGCATCATTGAAATTATTCCTGTATACAACGGTGAAATGTCTCGTATTTTATATGCTTTTTCCTGTTTTGAAAAAGAGGTCGAATATGTACAGGAAGCTGATACCTATCGTATTACGCTCACCTTCCAGGCAGACGAATGTGAATATGTGCTATCCAAAATCCGTTTCCTTGGCAAACGTGTCAAGGTCGTCCAAGGCTCACGGCTGATCTCACGAATGAAAGAAACAACAGCCAAAGCCCTCGCACGGTACGAAGAGGAATAG
- a CDS encoding aldo/keto reductase, whose translation MKIMPLQKRGISDSRLVLGCMPFGGEWSHAPYTQEHVVEAERAVEAAQSIGITMFDHADIYRMGKAEEIFGRILKGQPGLREQIVIQSKCGIFLPDGTLPGRFDFSYDHIMESVDGILKRLGTEYLDILLLHRPDPLVEPEEVAKAFSELKTSGKVRHFGVSNMNVSQIRFLERSLTEPLIANQLEMSLAHLHFIDQTVHVNQQAGTNVHFGEGLLEYCQTEDIQLQAWGPLAQGRFSGGSLEGKPEHIHKTAELVQKLASEKGTTREAIVLGWLMKHPARIQPVIGSANPERIQACQDAERQSELMTREEWYQLYVSARGQALP comes from the coding sequence ATGAAAATTATGCCTTTACAGAAACGTGGAATCTCCGATAGTCGGCTGGTACTTGGCTGCATGCCTTTTGGTGGAGAATGGAGCCATGCACCGTATACACAGGAGCATGTCGTTGAAGCGGAGAGAGCTGTAGAAGCTGCACAATCCATCGGGATTACGATGTTTGATCATGCGGATATCTATCGTATGGGAAAAGCGGAAGAAATTTTCGGTCGGATTTTAAAGGGACAGCCCGGATTGCGTGAACAAATCGTAATTCAGTCCAAATGCGGCATTTTTTTGCCGGATGGCACGCTCCCAGGCCGTTTTGATTTCTCATATGATCATATTATGGAGTCCGTAGATGGTATCTTGAAGCGTCTGGGTACTGAGTATTTAGACATCCTGCTGCTGCACCGCCCCGATCCGCTGGTAGAGCCGGAAGAAGTAGCAAAGGCGTTCAGCGAGCTTAAGACATCCGGCAAAGTACGGCATTTTGGCGTTTCCAATATGAATGTAAGCCAAATTCGTTTTCTGGAGCGCAGCCTAACGGAGCCGCTGATTGCTAATCAGCTGGAGATGAGCCTGGCACATCTGCATTTTATAGATCAGACCGTACACGTGAACCAGCAGGCGGGGACGAATGTACATTTTGGCGAAGGTTTGCTGGAATATTGCCAAACTGAGGATATTCAGCTCCAGGCTTGGGGACCGCTGGCGCAGGGGCGTTTTAGCGGAGGTTCTCTGGAAGGAAAACCTGAGCATATCCATAAGACGGCAGAACTGGTGCAGAAGCTGGCCTCTGAAAAGGGGACGACACGCGAAGCGATCGTCCTGGGCTGGCTTATGAAGCATCCGGCACGGATTCAGCCTGTCATTGGCAGCGCCAATCCTGAACGAATCCAAGCATGTCAGGATGCTGAACGCCAGAGCGAGCTGATGACCCGTGAGGAATGGTATCAATTGTATGTCAGTGCACGTGGACAAGCCTTGCCGTAA
- a CDS encoding LytR/AlgR family response regulator transcription factor, protein MNIFILEDQFIQQRIMEKMVRKSCEELGICCSNLIATSKPDLLLFESKACANNLYFLDIEISGCQMKGLEVAQEIRKYDMYGHIVFVTTHGHLSPLTFQYKVAALDFIIKDATQDEMEKKVREVLVVAHQRKPVLDVNDWFILDNKFTKFQISFSSIYYFETTGVPHKIRLVSENRTLEFYGDLKDIEAKDPRLFRCHRAFIVNLMKVESIDKSKKEIIFQTNQNSGEARRIIPVSRQLLKHLLDKMGDRSLLNRPVYE, encoded by the coding sequence ATGAATATTTTTATTCTGGAAGATCAGTTTATCCAGCAGCGCATAATGGAAAAGATGGTCCGTAAAAGCTGCGAGGAACTTGGCATCTGCTGCAGCAATCTCATTGCCACCAGTAAGCCGGATCTCCTGCTTTTTGAATCTAAAGCTTGTGCGAATAACTTGTATTTCCTTGATATTGAAATCTCTGGTTGTCAGATGAAGGGACTGGAAGTTGCCCAGGAAATCAGAAAATATGATATGTATGGGCATATTGTCTTTGTAACTACCCACGGTCATCTGTCTCCGCTTACCTTCCAATATAAGGTAGCAGCTCTTGATTTCATTATCAAGGATGCTACTCAGGATGAAATGGAAAAAAAGGTCAGAGAAGTTCTTGTTGTTGCCCATCAAAGAAAGCCTGTGTTGGATGTCAATGATTGGTTTATACTCGACAATAAATTTACGAAATTTCAAATTTCCTTCTCCAGCATTTATTACTTTGAAACAACCGGTGTTCCCCACAAAATCCGTCTGGTTTCCGAAAACAGAACTCTTGAGTTTTACGGCGATCTGAAAGATATTGAGGCTAAGGACCCAAGGTTGTTCCGGTGTCATCGGGCATTTATCGTAAACCTGATGAAGGTGGAATCTATAGATAAGAGCAAGAAGGAGATCATTTTTCAAACCAATCAGAATTCCGGAGAAGCAAGGCGCATTATTCCCGTTTCCCGCCAATTGTTGAAGCACCTCTTAGATAAGATGGGAGACCGGAGCCTCCTGAACAGACCTGTTTACGAATAG
- a CDS encoding helix-turn-helix transcriptional regulator, which produces MARESFDKEIQFLRMLTLTSGAYNRQQFADRLGISVHTFDKTIRRLKEIVQSVQQQLPAEQGHDFNEMLRFNYYESTDPLLLFLFRAKSLKESESVRLSLLLTALQSQPMTTMELLDACCNGLPSDSALPDEKTIRSDLKYLVEVGVVRKEPGGRPYRYAVRNDLVTELTDEELLDLYDFVDVMANTQLPSVQGYLLRDHLKKAMRRQLGDREMAEPFLYKYHYYSRILDEAHIHPLLHAIRQRRCVTFLYFSASKRSMYGSQNTNPRFEKETEGREHTILPLQVIYDHQYGRWYVLGHVGGKGIMKFRMEGMTQLVEGKPVPEQLYADLLAVLEEKMRYSWLVDTGRPVKVRVRFFNPEGAKRNFIRERVLSQGQWGTITEEESESFIYEITVNGITEIKPWIRSFGSSCEVLEPQRLRKEFRQEWKELQAYYEPVRENI; this is translated from the coding sequence ATGGCGAGAGAGAGTTTTGATAAAGAAATTCAATTCCTGCGTATGCTCACACTAACAAGCGGCGCTTATAATCGGCAGCAGTTTGCAGACAGACTTGGCATTTCGGTACATACCTTTGATAAAACGATCCGGCGCCTCAAGGAAATCGTCCAATCCGTACAACAGCAGTTGCCTGCGGAACAGGGACATGATTTTAATGAGATGCTGCGCTTTAATTATTACGAATCCACTGATCCGTTATTGTTATTCCTGTTTCGGGCCAAATCGCTCAAGGAATCGGAAAGCGTCCGCTTATCCCTTCTGCTGACAGCGCTGCAATCACAGCCTATGACCACCATGGAACTGCTGGACGCTTGCTGCAATGGGCTGCCTTCCGACAGTGCACTGCCGGATGAAAAAACAATCCGTTCTGATCTGAAATATCTGGTCGAAGTCGGCGTAGTTCGTAAGGAGCCTGGCGGCAGACCCTATCGCTATGCTGTCCGTAATGATCTGGTGACAGAACTGACGGACGAGGAATTACTGGACTTATATGATTTTGTGGACGTTATGGCCAACACTCAGCTCCCCTCTGTGCAGGGATATCTGTTGCGAGATCATCTTAAAAAGGCCATGCGCCGCCAGCTCGGAGATCGGGAGATGGCAGAGCCTTTTTTATATAAATACCATTATTATTCACGCATTCTGGACGAAGCCCATATTCATCCGCTTCTGCATGCCATTCGGCAACGCCGCTGCGTAACCTTTTTATATTTTTCGGCATCCAAACGAAGCATGTACGGGTCACAGAACACAAACCCACGATTTGAAAAAGAGACTGAAGGCCGTGAACATACCATTCTGCCCTTGCAAGTCATCTATGATCATCAATATGGACGTTGGTACGTGCTTGGTCATGTGGGCGGCAAAGGAATCATGAAGTTTCGTATGGAGGGCATGACCCAATTGGTGGAGGGCAAGCCTGTCCCAGAACAGCTTTATGCCGACCTGTTAGCCGTGTTGGAGGAAAAAATGCGGTACAGCTGGCTTGTTGATACGGGTCGTCCCGTGAAGGTAAGGGTACGTTTTTTTAATCCCGAAGGGGCAAAACGCAACTTTATTCGGGAACGTGTGCTGTCACAAGGACAATGGGGTACGATTACGGAGGAAGAAAGTGAATCCTTTATCTACGAAATCACAGTGAATGGAATCACTGAGATTAAACCGTGGATTCGCAGCTTCGGATCAAGCTGTGAGGTATTGGAGCCCCAGCGGCTGCGTAAGGAATTCAGACAGGAATGGAAGGAGCTGCAAGCCTATTATGAGCCTGTTCGAGAAAATATTTAA
- a CDS encoding TraX family protein has translation MEQRLSVQAEVKGIDATSLKLIAVLAMLIDHIGGLFFADFLGFQVVGRITLPIMAFFVAEGYIHTRSFKKYTMRLALTGLASVVPYGLVFKDWYTSGNIMLTLLMGLLAIWFYDNTTNPVLKYLAISALCVVSLLGDWSVIGVFLVLAFYVARKQQKIYNGWIIAIIALMFIFGVIIIWAVPDSLSIMGINASTMNEYLYPFAIGGACIFALPLLSRYNGERGKGPRTFFYLFYPLHLLALYLLKLAIDYYI, from the coding sequence ATGGAACAAAGATTATCCGTTCAAGCAGAGGTGAAAGGCATTGATGCCACCAGTTTAAAATTAATTGCAGTATTGGCAATGCTAATTGATCATATTGGAGGGCTATTTTTTGCCGATTTTTTGGGCTTTCAGGTGGTAGGCAGAATTACATTGCCTATCATGGCTTTTTTTGTAGCCGAAGGATATATCCATACCAGAAGCTTCAAAAAATATACAATGCGCCTTGCTCTAACCGGGCTAGCCAGTGTGGTGCCTTACGGATTGGTATTTAAAGATTGGTATACTTCGGGAAACATCATGCTAACGTTGTTGATGGGCCTACTGGCAATATGGTTCTATGACAACACGACCAATCCTGTGCTTAAATACTTGGCTATTTCGGCTCTTTGCGTAGTCTCTCTTTTGGGAGACTGGAGTGTGATTGGAGTGTTCCTGGTTCTGGCTTTCTATGTGGCTCGCAAACAACAGAAGATTTACAACGGATGGATTATTGCAATAATTGCGCTTATGTTCATTTTCGGAGTCATCATTATATGGGCTGTTCCCGATTCGCTCAGCATCATGGGCATCAACGCCAGCACAATGAACGAATATCTTTATCCGTTTGCGATCGGCGGGGCCTGTATTTTTGCACTCCCTTTGCTATCCCGATATAACGGAGAGAGGGGAAAAGGTCCACGAACCTTCTTCTATTTGTTTTATCCGCTGCATTTGCTCGCGCTTTATCTGCTGAAGTTGGCTATTGATTATTACATATAA